One genomic segment of Sminthopsis crassicaudata isolate SCR6 chromosome 2, ASM4859323v1, whole genome shotgun sequence includes these proteins:
- the LOC141559134 gene encoding uncharacterized protein LOC141559134: MGRGKHTLSTQHHTGFGHPRDCPGAVAEGLASYLLWSVPLCRQELVTFKDVAVNFTQEEWGLLDHPQKVLYKEVMLENAQNLLSLGLPVPREDVIFYFEQREAPWLLDQESLRRCFLEIEIRSEMKDTTTDLSLSAVETHKQRFISDGPCDFTWKEICATHERIHSGEKYCEHDQCVNVFNKGVIHRRIHTGEKTYECNQCGKDFTKKKSLTLHQRIHTRKKTYECYHCGKTFGQKGDITVHQRIHTEEKTSECNQCGKAFTKRESLKLHQKIHTREKPYKCKQCGKTFRHKGALITHQKIHTGEKPYECNQCGKSFKKRESLTLHQRTHTGEKPYECDQCGKTFSHKGVLTVHQRIHTGEKPYQCNHCGKGFRQRGSLTVHQRIHTGEKPYKCNQCGKAFTERGALTVHQRIHTGEKPYKCNQCGKAFTKRESLTGHQRIHTGEKPFECNQCGKSFKKRESLTLHKRIHSGEKPYECSQCGKTFRHKEALTVHQRIHTGEKPYECNYCKKTFRYKGDLTVHQRIHTGEKPYECIQCGKAFTKRESLTGHQRIHTGEKPYECNQCGKAFTERGALTVHQRIHTGEKPYECNQCGKTFTKRESLTVHQRIHSGEKPYECKECGKAFTKRESLTVHQRIHTGEKPYECKQCGKAFTKRESLTVHQRIHTGETPYECNYCGKAFRHKGALTVHQRIHTG, translated from the exons GAATTGGTAACATTCAAAGATGTGGCTGTGAACTTTACCCAGGAGGAGTGGGGCCTCTTGGACCATCCTCAGAAGGTCTTATACAAGGAGGTCATGTTGGAAAATGCCCAAAACCTGCTGTCCCTTG GGCTTCCAGTTCCCAGAGAAGATGTGATCTTTTATTTTGAGCAAAGAGAAGCACCTTGGCTTCTGGACCAAGAAAGTCTGAGGCGTTGCTTTCTGG aaATAGAGATCAGAAGTGAAATGAAGGACACTACTACAGATCTAAGCCTTTCTGCGGTAGAAACTCACAAGCAAAGATTCATAAGTGATGGTCCCTGTGACTTCACTTGGAAAGAAATCTGTGCTACACATGAGAGAATCCACTCTGGAGAGAAGTATTGTGAACATGACCAATgtgtaaatgtttttaataaaggaGTTATACATcggagaatccatactggagagaaaacttatgaatgtaaccaatgtggaaaggattTTACTAAAAAGAAATCTCTTACTTTACATCAGAGAATACATACTAGAAAGAAAACTTATGAATGTTACCATTGTGGAAAGACTTTTGGACAAAAGGGAGAtattactgtacatcagagaatccacactgaagAGAAAACTtctgaatgtaatcagtgtggaaaggcttttacaaaaAGGGAATCACTTAAGCTACATCAGAAAATCCATACTAgggagaaaccttataaatgtaaacaatgtggaaagacttttagacaTAAGGGAGCTCTTATTACACATCAAAAAATCCACACAggggagaaaccttatgaatgtaaccaatgtggaaagagttttaaaaaaagggaatctCTTACACTACATCAAagaacccacactggagagaaaccttatgaatgtgatcagtgtggaaagacttttagccATAAGGGAgttcttactgtacatcagagaatccatactggagaaaaaccttatcaGTGTAACCATTGTGGAAAGGGTTTTAGACAAAGAGGctctcttactgtacatcagagaatccatactggagaaaaaccttataaatgtaaccaatgtggaaaagcGTTTACAGAAAGGGGagctcttactgtacatcagagaattcacactggagagaaaccttataaatgtaaccaatgtggaaaggcttttacaaaaAGGGAATCTCTTActggacatcagagaatccacactggtgagaaaccttttgaatgtaaccagtgtggaaagagttttaaaaaaagggaatctCTTACTTTACATAAGCGAATCCAcagtggagagaaaccttatgaatgtagccaatgtggaaagacttttagacaTAAGGAagctcttactgtacatcagagaatccacactggtgaGAAACCTTATGAGTGTAACTATTGTAAAAAGACttttagatataaaggagatcttactgtacatcagagaatccacactggtgagaaaccttatgaatgtatccaatgtggaaaggcttttacaaaaAGGGAATCTCTTACtggacatcagagaattcatactggtgagaaaccttatgaatgtaaccaatgtggaaaggcttttacagaaAGGGGAGCCCTTAcagtacatcagagaatccatactggagagaaaccttatgaatgtaaccaatgtggaaaaacTTTTACAAAAAGAGAATCTCtgactgtacatcagagaattcacagtggagaaaaaccttatgaatgtaaagaatgtggaaaggcttttacaaaaAGAGAATCTCtgactgtacatcagagaatccacactggagagaaaccttatgagtgtaaacagtgtggaaaggcttttacaaaaAGGGAATCTCTCACTGTacatcaaagaatccacactggagagacaccttatgaatgtaactattgtggaaaggcttttagacatAAGGGTGCTCtaactgtacatcagagaatccacactggatag